One genomic segment of Ipomoea triloba cultivar NCNSP0323 chromosome 9, ASM357664v1 includes these proteins:
- the LOC116029418 gene encoding transcription factor GLABRA 3-like: MAKGCEDQEGFAENFREKLGFAVRNIEWCYAIFWSISSSQQGVLEWGDGYYNGDIKTRKTVQATEISPDLLGLQRTEHLRELYESLLASEANTLAKIHSTALSPEDLTDTEWYFLVCMSFVFNIGQGLPGRALSKNQSIWLCNAHQADSRIFTRSLLAKSASVQTVVCFPYLGGIIELGATDLVPEDHNLIHHVRTSYLDIPHAVGSKVPNYVSIGGRKPDQDKLDLYPVPPVECEDNNIGSPYNNSNGFGANQEEGDSFMVEEMNGEASQLQSWKLADDDISNCIHNSTNSSDCISQNYVNPERASTLSDAEKLNGDSGKGVDVHYQSILSNVLKSSHQLVLGPHFRNNYRESSFVTWKKETSSKNPLPRTRTPQRLLKKVLCDVAGMHGCSSVRGSHKQNGNYKPEADETDKSRVLSERRRREKLNERFMTLASLIPTTSGKVDKISILDETIEYLRDLERRVRNVEPQTERLELEARSDNAERTSDNCCAKSADKGKKIVPQKRKASDMEENSRGNHKDCMKNGSGHDVISVNMISKDVTIEMKCQWSEGMLIKIVQVLNNLHLDCHGIQSSNSDGILSVTIKAKMEGNKAISMSLIRLALQKLIQAS; this comes from the exons ATGGCAAAGGGGTGTGAAGATCAGGAGGGATTTGCAGAAAACTTTAGAGAGAAGCTTGGTTTTGCAGTTAGAAATATTGAATGGTGCTATGCTATCTTCTGGTCCATTTCCTCTTCCCAGCAAGG GGTTTTGGAATGGGGCGATGGGTACTACAACGGAGATATAAAGACGAGGAAAACAGTGCAGGCAACAGAAATTAGTCCCGATCTGCTAGGATTGCAGAGAACCGAGCACTTGAGAGAGCTTTATGAATCTCTCTTAGCTTCTGAAGCCAACACACTAGCAAAGATACATTCTACAGCATTATCACCGGAAGATCTCACGGATACAGAGTGGTATTTTTTGGTTTGCATGTCGTTCGTATTCAATATAGGCCAAGG GTTGCCCGGGAGGGCACTTTCGAAGAACCAAAGTATTTGGCTATGCAATGCACACCAAGCTGACAGCAGAATATTTACCCGATCCTTGCTTGCAAAG AGTGCATCGGTTCAG ACTGTGGTATGCTTTCCATACTTGGGAGGTATAATCGAGCTGGGAGCTACTGACCTT GTTCCAGAGGACCATAACCTCATTCATCACGTTAGAACTTCGTATCTGGACATCCCTCATGCTGTTGGTTCCAAGGTTCCTAATTATGTCTCGATTGGTGGTAGGAAGCCCGATCAGGATAAGCTTGATTTGTATCCCGTTCCACCTGTAGAATGTGAAGATAATAATATCGGTTCCCCTTACAACAATTCAAACGGTTTTGGGGCCAACCAAGAAGAAGGGGATTCATTTATGGTTGAAGAAATGAACGGGGAAGCTTCACAGCTACAAAGCTGGAAACTTGCAGATGACGATATCAGTAACTGCATCCATAATTCTACGAATTCAAGCGATTGCATCTCCCAGAACTATGTAAATCCTGAACGGGCATCCACTCTTTCAGATGCAGAGAAGCTAAACGGGGATTCTGGAAAAGGAGTTGATGTTCATTACCAAAGCATTCTTTCGAACGTTCTGAAGAGCTCTCACCAACTAGTTCTAGGACCGCACTTCAGGAATAACTATAGAGAATCGAGCTTCGTTACTTGGAAGAAGGAAACATCGTCCAAGAACCCGTTGCCAAGAACCAGAACTCCACAGAGGCTCCTAAAGAAGGTTCTCTGTGATGTTGCTGGAATGCATGGCTGCAGCAGCGTTCGTGGCAGCCACAAACAGAATGGCAATTATAAACCCGAAGCTGATGAAACTGATAAGAGTCGCGTTCTATCAGAGAGAAGACGTAGGGAGAAGTTAAACGAGAGATTTATGACTCTTGCATCATTGATCCCAACTACTAGTGGCAAG GTTGACAAAATATCTATACTCGATGAGACAATCGAGTACCTTAGAGACCTTGAAAGAAGAGTTAGAAACGTCGAGCCTCAGACGGAAAGACTAGAGTTGGAAGCAAGAAGTGACAATGCAGAGAGGACATCTGATAATTGCTGCGCTAAAAGTGCAGATAAAGGCAAGAAAATAGTGCCACAGAAGAGGAAGGCCAGTGATATGGAAGAAAACTCGCGTGGAAACCACAAGGATTGCATGAAGAATGGGTCGGGCCATGATGTAATAAGTGTTAATATGATTAGTAAGGATGTTACGATTGAGATGAAATGCCAATGGAGCGAGGGCATGTTGATCAAAATCGTGCAGGTGTTGAACAATCTGCATTTAGACTGCCATGGCATTCAATCTTCCAACAGTGATGGGATTCTGTCTGTGACTATTAAAGCTAAG ATGGAGGGGAATAAAGCCATATCAATGTCACTGATTAGACTAGCACTTCAAAAACTCATCCAAGCATCTTGA